One segment of Triticum aestivum cultivar Chinese Spring chromosome 2A, IWGSC CS RefSeq v2.1, whole genome shotgun sequence DNA contains the following:
- the LOC123189590 gene encoding cyclin-dependent kinase G-2 — translation MAAGRHGGYRDYEAREREPDAEAARRSQSLGGRHRSDADRRRDGVRSSGGREFSNGYGHRRSHPPKSRLSTRLGDREPGEVLSGSASDDSGGRSGRAAGENTMSSSSREGEVAVGAPAAPSPSKKRKFSPIIWDRDSPKPPSLHSGTVTLKGVVDSASADTASDKKVVESSSAQLPPPPPLPPQGHIPERLVVDNSPMDVDLAVDTDNTEQLHVLQDSKVLEVEESKVKEEEESKVKEEEEYPTMRNISTSRWAGANDDDEEGVTLRKKKVLSPADSAELGQGKKTPTPELGEVVTSDMSGRRTMSRSSDSGRMGNDEKEDLELGKGDYMDVDRGEASVNGSANLLSSDSEDEVRRSETPEPVKPAHRCINMLQGCRSVDVFERLNKINEGTYGVVYRAKDKKTAEIVALKKVKMEKEREGFPLTSLREINILLSFHHPSIVDVKEVVVGSSLDSIFMVMEYMEHDLKGVMETMKQPYTQSEVKCLMLQLLEGVKYLHDNWVLHRDLKTSNLLLNNRGELKICDFGLSRQYGSPLKPYTQLVVTLWYRSPELLLGTKEYSTAIDMWSVGCIMAELLAKEPLFNGKTEFEQLDKIFRTLGTPNEKIWPGYAKLPGVKVNFVKQPYNRLRDKFPAASFSGRPNLSEAGFDLLNKLLTYDPAKRISAEAALEHPWFSEVPLPKSKDFMPTFPALNELDRRTRRYMKSPDPLEEQRLKELQAKGNRGLFG, via the exons ATGGCCGCCGGGCGCCACGGAGGGTACCGGGACTACGAGGCCAGGGAGCGGGAGCCCGACGCCGAGGCCGCCAGGAGGAGCCAGAGCCTCGGCGGCCGCCACCGGAGcgacgccgaccgccgccgcgacgGCGTGCGCAGCAGCGGTGGCAGGGAATTCTCAAACGGCTATGGCCACCGCCGCTCGCACCCGCCCAAAAGCCGCCTCTCCACCAGGCTTGGGGACCGGGAGCCCGGCGAGGTGCTCAGCGGGAGCGCGTCAGACGACTCTGGTGGGAGGTCAGGCAGAGCGGCAGGGGAGAATACCATGTCCAGTTCTAGCAGGGAGGGTGAGGTGGCCGTGGGGGCGCCTGCTGCCCCTTCGCCCAGCAAAAAGAGGAAATTTTCGCCGATAATTTGGGACAGGGATAGCCCAAAGCCGCCGTCGTTACATTCTGGTACAGTGACTCTGAAGGGAGTGGTGGATTCCGCTTCTGCTGATACAGCAAGTGACAAGAAAGTGGTGGAGTCCTCCTCTGCTCaactccctccccctcccccgctgcCACCACAGGGGCACATCCCAGAGAGGTTGGTCGTGGACAATTCACCAATGGATGTGGACCTTGCCGTTGACACTGACAACACTGAGCAGTTGCACGTGCTGCAGGATAGTAAAGTGCTTGAGGTAGAGGAGAGTAAAgtgaaggaggaagaggagagtaAAGTAAAGGAGGAAGAGGAGTACCCAACAATGCGGAACATATCAACTTCAAGGTGGGCAGGTGCtaacgatgacgacgaggagggtGTAACACTGAGGAAGAAGAAAGTCTTATCTCCTGCAGATTCCGCTGAGCTGGGGCAGGGTAAGAAGACTCCTACACCAGAACTTGGGGAGGTTGTGACCAGTGATATGTCTGGACGGAGGACCATGTCAAGGTCATCTGATTCAGGGAGAATGGGTAACGATGAGAAGGAAGATTTGGAATTAGGTAAAGGTGACTACATGGATGTTGATAGAGGGGAGGCTAGTGTTAATGGTTCAGCTAATCTTCTATCTTCTGATTCGGAGGATGAAGTGCGCAGGTCTGAAACCCCTGAGCCAGTGAAGCCGGCTCATCGATGTATCAATATGCTGCAAGGTTGCAGAAGTGTTGATGTGTTTGAGAGGCTCAACAAGATTAATGAAGGCACCTATGGTGTTGTATATCGAGCAAAGGATAAGAAGACTGCTGAGATTGTTGCATTGAAGAAGGTCAAGATGGAAAAGGAGAGAGAAGGTTTCCCGTTGACCTCTCTTAGGGAAATCAACATCCTTTTATCTTTCCATCACCCTTCAATTGTTGACGTTAAGGAAGTAGTAGTTGGCagtagtcttgatagtatttttaTGGTGATGGAGTACATGGAGCATGATCTTAAGGGTGTCATGGAGACAATGAAGCAGCCATATACCCAAAGTGAGGTCAAATGCTTAATGCTTCAGCTATTAGAGGGTGTAAAATATCTTCATGACAATTGGGTACTTCATAG GGATTTGAAGACTTCAAATCTATTGCTGAATAACCGTGGTGAGTTGAAAATATGTGATTTTGGACTGTCTCGTCAATATGGGAGCCCACTAAAACCTTATACTCAATTGGTTGTGACTTTGTGGTACAG GTCACCTGAACTATTGCTAGGAACAAAGGAATACTCTACTGCTATTGACATGTGGTCCGTGGGCTGCATTATGGCAGAGCTTCTCGCCAAAGAACCACTGTTCAATGGGAAAACAGAGTTTGAACAGCTAGACAAG ATATTTAGAACACTTGGCACACCTAATGAGAAGATATGGCCTGGTTATGCCAAGTTACCTGGTGTCAAAGTCAACTTTGTTAAACAACC GTACAACAGATTAAGGGATAAGTTCCCAGCTGCGTCTTTTTCTGGGCGTCCAAACCTATCTGAAGCTGGTTTTGATCTGTTGAATAAGCTCTTAACTTATGATCCTGCGAAG CGTATATCAGCTGAGGCTGCATTGGAGCATCCATGGTTCAGTGAAGTACCTCTACCTAAGTCGAAGGACTTCATGCCAACATTTCCAGCTCTAAACGAACTGGACAG GCGTACCAGACGGTATATGAAGAGTCCTGATCCTCTAGAGGAGCAACGGTTGAAAGAACTGCAAGCAAAAGGCAACCGTGGCCTTTTCGGCTGA